Proteins co-encoded in one Malus domestica chromosome 09, GDT2T_hap1 genomic window:
- the LOC114827124 gene encoding uncharacterized protein, whose translation MASSSRSSGASVPGGLDVAWKYAHPIEGNKHGTICTFCESIFKIGGITRLKYHLTGFDPHKSVKKCKEVPPDIKKEVIAWIKDKESSKQHKKSVEENIRSTARRGYMGNKSSNPVDDDDDEDEYAYPPDMHPAEKEDYLAVIRASKEEEWFRQGGAYGMGSKRFARGASVDASNKTKDAKYIAKLLKDAIKEVGSSNVVHIVTDNGSAFVKAGEIMIERNPIYWTPCAAHCIDLIFEDIGKQESVANVINKARKLTNYIYNHGWLLAQMRIFCQGDLV comes from the exons ATGGCAAGTAGTAGTAGATCGAGTGGAGCTAGTGTGCCTGGTGGTCTTGATGTGGCATGGAAATATGCTCATCCAATAGAAGGCAATAAGCATGGCACAATATGCACATTTTGTGAATCCATATTTAAAATTGGTGGAATTACACGGTTAAAGTATCATTTGACCGGATTTGATCCACATAAGAGTGTAAAGAAGTGCAAAGAAGTACCACCAGATATTAAGAAGGAGGTAATTGCATGGATAAAGGATAAAGAGTCTAGCAAACAACATAAGAAATCTGTTGAAGAAAACATAAGATCTACAGCAAGAAGGGGATACATGGGCAATAAAAGTAGCAATcctgttgatgatgatgatgatgaggatgaATATGCATATCCTCCAGACATGCACCCTGCGGAGAAAGAAGATTACCTTGCTGTCATTAGAGCGTCAAAGGAAGAAGAATGGTTTAGACAAGGAGGAGCTTACGGAATGGGAAGCAAACGATTTGCAAGGGGAGCAAGTG TGGATGCTTCAAATAAAACCAAGGATGCAAAGTACATCGCCAAATTGTTGAAGGATGCCATAAAAGAGGTTGGGTCGTCGAATGTTGTTCATATTGTCACCGACAATGGTTCAGCCTTTGTTAAGGCTGGAGAGATAATGATAGAGCGGAATCCTATTTATTGGACTCCTTGTGCTGCACATTGCATTGATCTAATATTTGAAGATATTGGGAAGCAAGAGTCAGTGGCTAATGTCATAAATAAAGCTAGGAAATTAACCAACTACATTTACAATCATGGTTGGCTATTGGCTCAGATGAGGATCTTCTGTCAAGGAGATTTGGTCTGA